A stretch of Arachis hypogaea cultivar Tifrunner chromosome 15, arahy.Tifrunner.gnm2.J5K5, whole genome shotgun sequence DNA encodes these proteins:
- the LOC140179267 gene encoding plasma membrane ATPase 2-like: MVPSSSRRTSIRGPQQRKYRVGIDNLLMLLIGEIPIAMPTVLSVTMAIGSHKLSQQGAITKRMTVIKEMAGMDVLCSDKTGTLTLNKLTVDKNLIEVFADGVNQDIVVQLYLWLQGHQGDQLAIAKETGRRLGMGSNMYPSSSLLGESKDNFASVPVDDLIENADGFAKHKYEIVKRLQARKHICGMTGDGVNDAPALKIADIGIVVADATDAARSASDIVLTEPGLSVIISAVLTSREIFQRVKNYTIYVVSITIRIVVGFMLLTCIWEFNFPPFMVLVIAILNDGKKVHKCFRNNYV, translated from the exons ATGGTACCGTCAAGTTCCCGAAGAACAAG CATCAGGGGTCCACAGCAAAGGAAATACCGAGTTGGTATTGATAATCTCCTTATGTTACTGATTGGCGAAATTCCTATTGCAATGCCAACTGTCCTTTCAGTTACAATGGCTATTGGTTCACACAAATTGTCTCAGCAG GGTGCTATAACAAAGAGAATGACTGTAATTAAAGAAATGGCCGGAATGGATGTCCTATGCAGTGATAAAACAGGCACATTAACTCTCAACAAGCTTACAGTGGACAAGAATCTAATTGAG GTCTTTGCTGATGGAGTTAATCAGGACATAGTTGTACAGTTGTACTTATGGCTACAAGGGCATCAAG GTGATCAGCTTGCAATTGCTAAGGAAACAGGAAGGCGTCTTGGAATGGGCTCTAACATGTATCCTTCTTCGTCGCTGCTGGGAGAAAGCAAAGATAATTTTGCTTCTGTTCCCGTCGATGATCTTATAGAGAATGCAGATGGTTTCGCTA AGCATAAATATGAGATTGTGAAGAGGTTACAAGCTAGAAAGCACATTTGTGGGATGACTGGTGATGGAGTGAATGATGCACCAGCTTTGAAGATAGCAGACATAGGTATCGTTGTAGCAGATGCAACAGATGCTGCAAGAAGTGCCTCTGATATAGTTCTAACAGAACCTGGGTTGAGTGTGATCATAAGTGCTGTTTTAACTAGCCGTGAAATTTTCCAAAGAGTGAAAAACTACACA aTATATGTTGTATCTATCACCATCCGTATTGTG GTTGGCTTTATGTTACTCACATGCATTTGGGAATTTAACTTTCCTCCCTTTATGGTTCTTGTCATAGCCATTCTCAATGATG GTAAAAAAGTTCACAAATGTTTCCGAAACAATTATGTATGA